In Salinibaculum sp. SYNS191, the genomic window TAGACGAGGCCGATGATAGCCCCGGCCGCCAGCGCGTGGGCGGTTATCTGTGCGGCCGTCACGTCCAGGCCGACGTCGATGTGCGAGAGGCGGTGGCCGATGACGTGGGCGCCGTAACCCACGATGAGCCCCGTGGCGACGCCGAAGCCCCCGATGCGGCCGTCGAGGTTGATGGCCTGGGGCAGCAGGAAGACGGCGGCGCTGGTGACCATCGCGCCGCTGGCGAGGCCGTACCCCCAGACGAGGCGTCGCGGGTACGAGGCACCAGCCCAGACGCTGAGTACCGCGCCGGCCGCCATCGCGACGAAGGCCGCCCACGAGATGACGAGCACTTTCGTCAGCTCTGTGAGGACGGCGAACCCCGACAGCGCGACCAGCGCGAGCGTCCCGCCGACCCCCAGCAGCGAAATGTCCCGGGCCGAGTTATTAACCTCGGCAGGCTCGTTAATACCCATTTTTAGCAAACACTGGATTCGAATTAATAAACCCTCCGCTTCAGGGGGTGGCGTCGCGCCAGGCCCGGCGGTCGAGGATGGCCCCGTCGACCGTCTCCGCGTCGGCGTCGCGGGCCGCCCAGAGGAACTGGTCGGCGGCGTCTTCCGGGTCCCGGCCCTGCCCGCCGGTGAGGTCAGTCGCGACCTGGCCGGGGTCGACGACGCCGACGGCCTGGTCGAGGCCCGCGCCGAAGCGCACTGCGACGGCCTCTGCGGCGGCCTTCGAGACGGCGTAGGAGCCGTAGCCCGGCTGGGGGTCGCGGGCGACGACGCCCGAGGAGACCAGCACGCGGGCCGTCGGCGCGAGATGCGGGAGCGCCTCGCGGACGGTCGCGAAGACGCCGCGGGCGTTGGTGCGCATGTGGTCGTCGAAGGCAGCGTACGACTCCCGGGACAGCGGGGTCTCTCCAGGATGGCCGTGGTAGACGCCGGCGTTGGCGACGACGCAGTCGATGTCCCCGCCCTCGCGGGCGGCCTGCTCCATCAGGCGCTCGACGTCGAACTCGTCGCGGACGTCCGCGCGGACCGGCGTTGCCTCCCCGCCGGCGGCGCCGATGGCGGACGCCACCTCCTCCAGCGGGTCGGCCTCGCGCGCACACAGGACCACGTGTGCACCGGCGTCGGCGAACCGGCGGGCGATGGCCGCCCCGATGCCGCGGCTCGCCCCGGTGACGACGGCTGTCTGTCCGTCCATACCCCGACGTGGGCGGCCACCGCAAAGTAGCTCCCGGACGGGATGGGCACGAGCGACAGCGTGTCCACCCCACTGGTTTGGAAACCGGTTTATGGCGTTCGGGACGAAAGAGACGGTACGATGACACGGCTCTCAGGGTCGACGGTGACAGTCGTCGGCGCAGGTTTCGGCGGCCTCTCGACGGCGTGCTACCTCGCCGACGCGGGTGCCGACGTACGCGTGCTGGAGAAGAACGAGCAGGTCGGCGGCCGCGCGAGCCGGATGGAACGCGACGGCTTCCGCTTCGACATGGGCCCGTCCTGGTACATGATGCCCGACGTGTTCGAGCGCTTCTTCGGTCACTTCGACCGCCAGCCCTCCGACTACTACGACCTGGAACACCTGGACCCCCACTACCGGATGTTCTTCAAAGACGGGGACACCGTCGACGTCCGCCCGGACAAGGACTACCTGCGTGACCTCTTCGAATCGTACGAGGACGGTGCCGGCGAGGCCTTCGAGGAGTACCTGGCGACCAGCGAGAAGCACTACGAGACGGCGATGGAGAACTTCGTCTACGAGGACCGCTCGCGCCTGCGCGACTGGGTGGACCTGGACGTCGTCCGGGCGGCCCCGGTCGGGTTACAGCTCATCGGCTCGATGCAGAGCCACGTCGAGAAGTACTTCGACAACCCGAAACTCCAGCAGATAATGCAGTACACGCTGGTCTTCCTCGGCGGGTCCCCGAAGAACACGCCGGCGCTCTATAATATCATGAGCCACGTCGACTTCAACCTCGGCGTCTACTACCCCGACGGCGGCATCGGTGCCGTCGTCGACGGCGTCGCCGAACTCGGCTCGGAACTCGGCGTCACCTACGAGACCGGCGCGGCGGTCCGCGAGATAACGCGGCGCAAGCACGGCTTCCTCGTCGAGACCGACGACGAGACCTACCACCCCGAGTACGTGGTCAGCAACGCCGACTACGCCCACACCGAGCAGGAACTCCTGCCCGAACACGAGCGCCAGTACGACGCCGACTACTGGGAGAAACGGACCTACGCCCCCTCCGCGTACCTCATCTACCTCGGCGTCGAGGGCGACGTCGAGCCGCTGGCGCATCACACGCTGGTCCTGCCGACCGACTGGGACCCCCACTTCGAGCAAATCTTCGAGGACCCGGCCTGGCCCGACGAACCGGCCTACTACCTCTGTGTCCCCTCCAAGACCGACGACAGCGTCGCCCCGGAGGGCCACAGCAACCTCTTCCTGCTCGTCCCGATCGCGCCGGGACTGCACGACGGCGACGCGGTGCGCGAGGAGTACCGCGAGAAGATTCTCGCCGACATCGCCGAGAACACGGGCGTCGACCTCCGGGACCGCATCGTCGTCGAGGAGCAGTTCAGCGTCAGCGACTTCGGCGAGCGGTACAACGCGACCGAGGGGACGGCACTCGGACTGGCGCACACGCTCCGGCAGACGTCGCTGCTGCGGCCGTCGAACCGGTCCTCGGCCGTCGACGGGCTGTACTTCACCGGGTCGTTCACGACGCCGGGCATCGGCGTCCCGATGTGTCTCATCAGCGGCGAACACACGGCGAACGCACTCATCGAGGACCACGCGTAGGTATGAGCGAGGGGGTCACCGACCGGCTGTCGGAACTCGCACCGTCCGAGCAGTCGCTGCTGGGGTATCTCTTCTGGATGTCCCGCCCCCGCTTCTGGTTCTACCTCGCCGGCCCCGTCGTCGTCGGCGTGGTCTACGCTGCCGAGTCGACCGCCGACTTCTTCACGCCGGTCACCGTCGGGATGTTCCTCTACTTCCTGATTCCCGCCAACGTCTTCCTGTACGGCATCAACGACATCTTCGACAGGGACGTCGACGAGCACAACCCGAAAAAGAGCGACGAGGGCAAGGAGGTCCAGTACAGCGGCGACGGCATCGTGGTGATGCTCGTCTACCTGATGAGCGCGACCGGCGTACTCCTCGTGCCGTTTCTCCCCTTCGAGGGCGTCTACGTGCTCGCG contains:
- a CDS encoding ZIP family metal transporter translates to MGINEPAEVNNSARDISLLGVGGTLALVALSGFAVLTELTKVLVISWAAFVAMAAGAVLSVWAGASYPRRLVWGYGLASGAMVTSAAVFLLPQAINLDGRIGGFGVATGLIVGYGAHVIGHRLSHIDVGLDVTAAQITAHALAAGAIIGLVYGSMPGLGLLLGLAIVSHKGPAGYAAAHRLRESGKPVSALLLPAAGVGLTAIPAASLPVPEIAVLNAAVFGFAAGVFLHVAMDFLPSCEVGGEVDQVCSLSEHSHSQLDRLRGHAVASTAIGGLAVFGAWLLVV
- a CDS encoding SDR family NAD(P)-dependent oxidoreductase, with product MDGQTAVVTGASRGIGAAIARRFADAGAHVVLCAREADPLEEVASAIGAAGGEATPVRADVRDEFDVERLMEQAAREGGDIDCVVANAGVYHGHPGETPLSRESYAAFDDHMRTNARGVFATVREALPHLAPTARVLVSSGVVARDPQPGYGSYAVSKAAAEAVAVRFGAGLDQAVGVVDPGQVATDLTGGQGRDPEDAADQFLWAARDADAETVDGAILDRRAWRDATP
- the crtD gene encoding carotenoid 3,4-desaturase; the protein is MTRLSGSTVTVVGAGFGGLSTACYLADAGADVRVLEKNEQVGGRASRMERDGFRFDMGPSWYMMPDVFERFFGHFDRQPSDYYDLEHLDPHYRMFFKDGDTVDVRPDKDYLRDLFESYEDGAGEAFEEYLATSEKHYETAMENFVYEDRSRLRDWVDLDVVRAAPVGLQLIGSMQSHVEKYFDNPKLQQIMQYTLVFLGGSPKNTPALYNIMSHVDFNLGVYYPDGGIGAVVDGVAELGSELGVTYETGAAVREITRRKHGFLVETDDETYHPEYVVSNADYAHTEQELLPEHERQYDADYWEKRTYAPSAYLIYLGVEGDVEPLAHHTLVLPTDWDPHFEQIFEDPAWPDEPAYYLCVPSKTDDSVAPEGHSNLFLLVPIAPGLHDGDAVREEYREKILADIAENTGVDLRDRIVVEEQFSVSDFGERYNATEGTALGLAHTLRQTSLLRPSNRSSAVDGLYFTGSFTTPGIGVPMCLISGEHTANALIEDHA